GTtgtgtatataattatatatttatgtttaacaTGTAATTGTCATAATAAAGTTTGTTTTACTTGTATATTTACCTACAAATCTAACAAAGCACTTTTTAcctttgtatatatttgtatagacCTGAATTTGTTTGATTTGCATATAATATTTTGAAACTCATTTTGACAATAGAATGCTTAGATAGCATGAAACTTATATTATGCATTGAAAATTGTACGATATAAGATCTTTTTAAGCTTGCTTAATTATATACTACAGCTTGGGGAGAAAAGAgggatgtttttttgtttttttttgggtggTTCATATTTATTGTTGATGCATGGAAGGTGAATCTTTTTAGCagaattttctttttgttttggcTTAGTTATGAGGAAACAGTAAACTTTATGaataacagtaaatttattaaaatttagaaataaattatgtTGAGTCTGTGGCAATAGGACTACAATCCAACAACACACAAACACATATTAAGTTCTTATTTGGGTTGctgttttattgaaatataccCCACATGTCCATTAATTTATATTGTTAgctttcaaaaatgtttaaaaaaaaaagtgtagacacttataccacatcttcttatatctatatacggTATGTAGGGTACTTTCTGCAGACATTTGAATGAAGAACAAAATTCACAAATTGTAGTATAGAAATTAAAGGCTAACTTTCCATGCATCATTTTCTCCTAATATGAAAACAAGTTAAAGAATCCTGGAACAATTTTGTTCTCCTCAAATCAAAACATTGAAACACTGAATTTAACAAAAGGTGCAAATCCAACAAATGTACAACGGGCACAGACTTTaaccatttttgttttgtttttttaaataatcgtAATAGAAAATAGAGAAGAGTTTCGAGGACTTGTTGACGGGTCTTTCTGATGAAAATGACGATGATATTGATGATCTCGTTGATTTCGACAATCTACCAGAGGTTTGTTTATCTATgtgttatttatttcaattttataaatagatcACAATCTCAAAAAACCATGAACAAATCAAATTGTCATGACAGGTCACCAATGGCCTTTCTTGTTGCATAACTATGTATACAGGGGAAATTATCaggaatacattttgtaatatttaagcATGTCTTCTGTCATGTGTCtgttactgtagattcattattatcaTTCTTGGGATACccttttttcattgattttatcATGTTAATAGATACTTTAGATTTCCCTGAATTCATATGTTAAACGATTTACGAATTTAATTAGGCTTGCATGCAGAATTTTGagaaatcaaatatcaatgaaaaatgCAAGTTTTACTGAACCAACGAAAATCAGTaaccatgaaaacaaatgaatccacagtaatttgaaaaaaaagatcaatATATGTTAATTGGGTCAAGTGAATTACACTGAACACCAAACAATACAAAAGATTTAATAGAAAAAGCGacaagataccaaagagacaacaaaaaaatcatatgatgaaAAAAAGCATATAATACACGGGGATAAGGAAAAATGACGAAAGTCTCAGGTAGACGGTAACAGATTGACAATAAAATGTATTGAGTCAAAGAAAACACAATAATTAATTCAAGGCAAAAAATTTGGCAACAGATTCTCAGGGTTTCATCTAGAGGGAGAATAGTTCAAATTTGCCCTTTCCTTTCTAGCACTAAGACAGAGAAGATATAGATTAATTTGGATACTCAATAAAAATCTGCAAAGTGCAAACCTCTTATTTCTTGAAGAAAAAATGAATGCAACTTTGATCTCCTGTTATCTAAGATATATCTGGATTTGTCCTTTTTTGCATGTTTTTTAGAATTTGTTTACAAGACATATTTACGATGGTATTATACATGATCCCTAATTATTTCTATTTTAGTCAACAATGTAAGCCTTTTATGCATGAATTACTGAATGATTTAATGTATTGTAGAAGATATGACCAAAATATATCTGCtttgaaatatgatttttgaATTTAGTCAGTTATTAGCGACttttgtgttgttttcatatgaaTGTTTTTATTCCCACCAAAACTTATATTAAACATGTACAGTGTATAACAGTTTGAGTGTTGACCCTCTATATCATTATTTACATGCTTAGATAAAACttacatatatatgcatattttgtGTTTTGAATTGATACACTATATTCTTTTTTTCCCTCAGTATCAtgataatatacatatatatatttccaCTGATGAGTATTTATTAGTGTAAGTCATGTAATTAAGTCACTCATTTTTAGATATTctataatttcataaaatattgaagttttttgcaACTGACTTACTATTCTCATGCTTGAAATTATGTATCTTTTACAAATGTTTGCCGATTTTTATAAAATCATACAAATAGAACctattatcaatatttttgttcTAATTTTAGATGTGTTCTGATGCCACCTTGATAGCAATAACAAAGTCTAACAAGCCATACACAAATGCAACTTCCATGGACGATTCGCTAAGGATGTCTGAATTTGATGCCCCGACAGATTTCACATCGTCAAACGCAAACGACTCAGATGTGTTTAGTACGGATGATTTTTTCACTGGGAAGTCAAACGGAAAGGAAGAATATGTAGAAAATGACAAACTTATTGACTTTGGTGAAAGTGAagtaataaaaacagaaaagagaGATGAACTTTTTGAGTTTGACTCTCATCGTGACGATGTAAAGGAAGAGGATAAAATGATAGATTTCGATAACCaagaagatgatgatgatgatgatataaGTGATGAAAAGATAGATGATGAAAATTCCATGGGATCAGATGAAGTAGAAGaagaagatgatgatgatgatgatggtgaCAAATATGAACCAAGTTTTGTTGATCAGAACAATGAGAAAGTAGATGTGATGCTTACAGATGAAACTGGTAATGCAGTGAATATTATGGACCAGGATACAGAGGTATATCTTGTTACTATGGTTACACATATTAAGTAATACCGTATAAGGGCTTATATTCGCGGGgtgtttatttttacttattttggcAGATAAAAGAAAATTGTGATAATAAATTCCACAAAAATGAATGCATACTTTCTTGATAATTTTAATACCTCATTAGTCAATACATCAAAGTTCAGGTCCAGATCAATTAATTAGATGTCATTTAGGTAAACAAATCAATTTAACTTGCTTctcaatttttcaatattttatatgcaACAATTTCAGTATCCACCAAAATATTTAATTGGGATTTAAGAATTCATCAAAACTAAAACCGTCAAAAATTTTTTTGCCCCTAAATCGTGAAATTTTACACCCTTGAAAATAATCCCCCTATACATAtgcattatttcattattttgtaatttatttgtataattgACTTAGTTTGTTTCATTCAatcttgatatttgttatttgcCTTAAGAGAATCTTTATTATTCATCGTATCCCAGTGTGCCATATTGAAATCTGGTGCAGTATCTACAATACaaccatgaacatgatgaatgtgaTGAAGTTCACCAATTGCCTgtgtaaaacttttattttaaaaaacacttatgTCAAGATGATTAAactgaattattttatttcaaacaccAAAATTAAATACCAAGAATTTTATAAGCTTTGCTATAGTCAACACTTTTGGATGCCAGTAAACATGTAAGATGGAGAAGCACTTTCTTCATTTAGAAAGTCTGTAattttatgcaaaaatgaaggatgtaaaaatatttttaaatgaatttaattggCCTTAGTATTTGTTGCCTTAGTATTTGTTTGAAGTTATAATAACATTAAGGGTACCAATtattctgcaccagatgcgcatttccactatcaatgtcttttcagtgatgctcagggccaaaatatttgaaaatccaataACCTAGAATTGATTTCTATTTTgatcaaataatataaaattgaaaatggaaatggggaatgtgtcaaagagacaacaacccgaccatagagaggacaacagcagaaggccaccaatgggtcttcaatgcagcgagaaactccagcaccTGGAGGCATCCTTTAGCTgttgtacaagtgagaggtttagcgctataaaaccaggttcaatcaaacattttttacatttgaaaatgcctgtaccaagtcaggaatatgacagctcttgtccattcgtttttgatgtgttttgttatttgattttgccatgtgattatggactttccgattggattttcctctgacatgtctgagttcattatttttgtgattttacttttttttcagctGGCCCCAAAATGGCAAAATAACAATATGTATATCTAATGAAtggctattttttattttgaatttattgacccataaaattaatttttgactcttcacattgaataatccgcgaagcggattatgtaaaatgtgaagagtccaaaattaaatttatgggtcaataaattcaaaataaattattgccattcattataaataaatgtctatcaaaaataaggctcaatgaactttttatattatttatattaacaataacaacgtacacacatgttggtgtatgaatacacaacgtcagagtgggtgtgtcgccataaaaattgacaacattgaaaataaaactaatacttttaaccaatcagaaaacagtaaaaacaccaaatttatttatatgtatatattgttaCCTAATGTTATCTGTAAAAGCATAATTaatataaaactttttgttttcaGGTAGTTGTGAATGGTTTACAGAGAGAAGAGAGCATTGATTTAGATGCTATTGTCCAGGTACTTAACTATATTTAGTACATATAGAAGaaaagaaaagattaaaaaaatacacatgaaaTCATTAGATTGTAATTTAACACTTTTAATGAAGAAGCATCGTCTAATACACGTTTTTTGTGAGATGTTTATGGTTAAAGGGGACCATATGCATGTTAAAAACAGAGTTTGAAGATACCAAGGGGATTTAATTCAAATTAAAGATCCATTGTAAAACCACAAACATTCTTCTTCATTTGCTGATAGCttttacagtgacctatagttgttaatgtctgtgtcattttggtctcttgtggacagttgtctcatttgcaatcataccacatcttcttttttatatttgatcacattttatttacaaatccTTATCATTGACAGGATAATACTCATTTAGATGTTGACATTGGTAAACAGAAAACTGTCCTGAGAAAGAAAGGATCATTAGCTAAGAGGCGTAAACCTAGTAGAACTAGTGTACATAGTATGGGAGCAGCTGACGAAAACAGTCGATATTCTGATTCTACTGGTAAAtattaaacaatgttaaattatTCTTGAAATTATTTTGTCTTCATAAACGAGaacctttatttaaataaatggttGTCACAAAACAAATTGTCAGTCAGCGTAACTACTTAAAGGAGTGATTATTAAGAAATCACTGATTCAAGAAACAATTTTTTCAGAAAAGTTGGAAGAAAGtgtctttttttattaatcacctattttttaaaagtagtacAAATAAATCACTGGATTAAGTGATTTAATTCTATTTAAGCTTTAACCGTGTAATAAGCAAAAATAAACCCCCGTAAGAAAATTCCCACAATAGAGTTTTTGttgtcaatatttataatttttagcaaagaattcaacttaaACATGTGCTAGTGGCCATCTTGGATCTGTAACACAGTACATACAAGGCCTCATTAAATGCAGAATAACAATAAAAACTGTgggttttgtttaaatgtttgcatttaattttttgaaaGCACTTTTTGAATGtagcctttttagctcacctgacctgaaaggtcaagtgagcttttctcatcacttggcgtccgtcgtccgtcgtcctgcgtccgtcgtccgtcgtcctgcgtctgtcgtccgtcgtccgtaaacttttacaaaaatcttctcctctgaaactactgggccaaattctaccaaacttggccacaatcatccttgggatatgtagtttaaaaaatgtgtggcgtgacccgtcaaaccaaccaagatggccgccatggctaaaaatagaacataggggtaaaatgcagtttttggcttataactcaaaaaccaaagcatttagagcaaatctgacatgtagtaaaattgtttatcaggtgaagatctatctgcactgaaattttcagacgaatcggaatacctgttgttgggttgctgcccctgaaatggttattttaaggaaattttgcagtttttggttattatcttgaatactattatagatagagataaactgtaaacagcaataatgttcagcagagtaagacctacaaataagtcaacatgaccaaaattgccagtcgaccccttaaggagttattgccctttatagtcaatttttaacaacttttcatcattttttgtaacttttctaaaaatcttcttctctaaaactacaatgccaaatttaatcaaacttggcgacaattatcattgtggtttatagtttaaaaaatgtgtccgatgacccagcctaccaaacaaaatggccgacatggctaaaattagaacatagtggtaaaatgcagtttttgctttatatctttgaaaccaagacatttagggcaaatctttcaagattttaatgtccatcagaataagatatatcccctcacaaattttcagttgaatcggacaacctgttgttgggttgctgcccttaaattggttattttaagaaaattttgcagtttttggttattatcttgaatactattatagatagagataaactgtaaacagcaataatgttcagcaaagtaagatctacaaataagtcagcatgatcaaaattgttagaggaccccctaaggagttattgccctttagagtcaatattaaacaacttttcctcatttttgtaacttgtataaaaatcttttctaaaactacttggccaaatttaaccaagcttggccacaatcataatactagggtatctatttttaaaaagagtgtctaatgaccccgcctaccaacaaagatggccgacatcagtaaacacattaacaggtgagcgacacaggctcttgagagcctctagtttgaaaTTGCTATAATCTATTTTGGATTTATGTGCATTACTCAACAATCGCAATATGAAGTACATATAAACTAACAATATCCTTtccttaagggggttcgcgggtctaaatcatttatatcatgtatataggatttctctatatttttctctaaatgaactttatcttatagttaatagaaaaattaaataaaaaagtggggtcaccgttcattttcGCTCAatatctgccttcgaaagaagcatacatttttgtaaaggtagtttttttctgttgaagtaataggagaaataaaattaatatcgaaataaagaaaggaaatttattacagaactcgctcaaattttacaataatttaggttaagtacagcttatatgaaaattatattaaaaaatataggtcaccgatgagttaaaaaagatatttcaattttaaagccaaaaaatggcatttttccaccaaagggagataatttggaacttttccaatgatgtttacattttaaaagtcatcttgggccaacacgaattgattgttttgaatgatttgtgtaccatatgataaaataacaactacaaaaggtaataaataaaatttgtaatgaaaaacaaatgtttaatttttttctgaaatttttataccctcgagcctccttaactcATATGGacataaatcattttattttacagagCCAAAGCCTGTTATGCAGAATGGTCATACAGATGAAGATGTTTTCTCCCGTAACAGCAGTTCTTCCGTAGATAGCGATGCACAATCTCCTCCCGCCAAAAAGCCACTTGCAGGAATGGTGGCCTTGCCTGGCATGGGAATGGTAAATAATACTATGTCACTTTAACTAGATATATATCCCTACTAGGTTGACTGGATGTCTGGTCTACACCTCATTTTAGAAGTTCTTATTGGAAAACACGTCATTTGAGAAATTTTGATTGGTCcccatatcatgtatgtactgtGCAATATTATTGTAAAGACAAAAGATAATTATTATCTACTCTTGGTATaaacatttgatatatatatgtgtacaCAATTTTTAGCCTTTGATTTTTGCATCAGTACAGTCAAAACTCTTTTAACAAATAAACAGTACACTGATACACAAAACTTAACAATGTCTTGCTATCATGACTTGCACAAATTTTCTGGCTCAATAGTCTTAAAGAAATCATTATTTGAAtcattatttaaggaatgactgtaatatttttctgtgtatgaagaaataacataaaaaatgtgttgcACACTGAATATGCGGGTTATTTTAacgtgtgcaccacattttttaatgttattttgaaCAGACagttaaaatattacagttattttttataatttaattctaaattacattttaaaccggagtaaacgatgaaaaaacgttgatgacgtcatggtcacatgacaaaattatgtctatgagctgataaactaAACAACGTcagtcaatcagaagacgtgttacatccaaaagtaattagatataaataaaaatatgtggtaGCTTGCCAATGAGAGATCAAATGATGTAGATGTGAGTAATTTTTAGTCACAATGAATGAAACCTCATAAAAAATCTAGTGGGCCCTTTTTAGCTCACTGTTCGTCTGATGTCGTCCTCATCGTCTTCTGACGTCGTTGTCATTGTCCACCGTCGTCGTCCCTCTGGTGTAATCTATTTCAAACATCTTcaatgaaactactgaaccaattacaaccaaacttaagctgaatgatccttagggtatctagaataaagtttatgttttattttctgtttcatcTAAAAaatatggccgccatggctaaaaataagtgagcgattcaggctcttgagagcctcttgctTTTTAAGTGGGCTTTAATATGTTTTATGTCCatatatatttaagatatataaattatattttatattttagccaATGGGATTGCCTAAAAGAAAGTCTAGAGGTTCTACTCCATCAGATAGCGACCTGACACCAGATGAAGCCAAAAAAGATTTCAGGAACATTGGTGTTAAACTTCCTATACCCTCATCTCGTGGGTCTAGCGAATCAGACAATCAATCTAATATAACAAGTCCAAAACTTAGGAAAACTTCGGATAAGGAAGCAATGAAATCTCCCGTAGAACCTACACACCAGTTTGAAAAACCGAAATTGAAAGCAGTTTCACGACCAGTTAGAGAACGGGAAGAAAGTGATGATTCAAAAATGTTTGATATGCCTGCTCTAAAACAAGTGGAAAAATCACCAACGAAAAGTAGAGCTTTCGAACAAAATGATGATATGGATACAAAACATGTCTTTCAAACCCCAAAGTTACGAAAAGTTGATGATGCTCCGACAGAAAGTTTACGTTTTATTCACGGTAAAACAGGAGAAGACGATGAAACTGAAAGTAGAATTTCAGACGATTCTAGACATATTTTTCAAACTCCTACGTTAAAAAAGGTAGACAATCCTCCCACTAAGACGTTACGAAATCTTCATGGTGATGAATCAGATATGAAATTAACTTTGGGGGATCACATGGGAGAGAGTAGTACAGATGATATAGACATTGGAATGTATTTTGAAAAGCCTCAGTTACGGAACGTTCCTAAACCAACAGAGACATTAAGAAATGTCTATAAAGAAAAGCCTCAAATTGATGTGCCAGAATTAAAAAATGTGCCAAAAATGGAATTAGAATTAAAATCTCCCACTGAGATTGACAACAAATTCAATGTGCCCCAGCTTAAAAGTGTTCAGAAAGAAAGGGAGACTGACAATCAGGAAAAAGAAGAGGGGACTTTTCAGATCCCTACTTTAAGGAGTACTCCTCTACCTAAAAGAAGAGAGCCACCTAAAAGTCCAGAAACAAAAACTTTTGATGTTCCCATGTTGAGACGCACCCCTCGAGTTAAATCTGAAACAGAAACTGTGGAATCAGAAAAACCTACAACTGGTATATTTGAAAAACCCAAATTAAAATCAGCTAGGTCGTTACAACAAGACATGGATGATTCTACAAATAAAGATT
The window above is part of the Mytilus edulis chromosome 6, xbMytEdul2.2, whole genome shotgun sequence genome. Proteins encoded here:
- the LOC139527368 gene encoding nucleolar protein dao-5-like isoform X2 — encoded protein: MVLRFRLKNFPKRKTKPRLLTAGQSSRSNDLDDILTDNNPILEEIFQEEDMAQERSTLTKNRKIEKSFEDLLTGLSDENDDDIDDLVDFDNLPEMCSDATLIAITKSNKPYTNATSMDDSLRMSEFDAPTDFTSSNANDSDVFSTDDFFTGKSNGKEEYVENDKLIDFGESEVIKTEKRDELFEFDSHRDDVKEEDKMIDFDNQEDDDDDDISDEKIDDENSMGSDEVEEEDDDDDDGDKYEPSFVDQNNEKVDVMLTDETGNAVNIMDQDTEVVVNGLQREESIDLDAIVQDNTHLDVDIGKQKTVLRKKGSLAKRRKPSRTSVHSMGAADENSRYSDSTEPKPVMQNGHTDEDVFSRNSSSSVDSDAQSPPAKKPLAGMVALPGMGMPMGLPKRKSRGSTPSDSDLTPDEAKKDFRNIGVKLPIPSSRGSSESDNQSNITSPKLRKTSDKEAMKSPVEPTHQFEKPKLKAVSRPVREREESDDSKMFDMPALKQVEKSPTKSRAFEQNDDMDTKHVFQTPKLRKVDDAPTESLRFIHGKTGEDDETESRISDDSRHIFQTPTLKKVDNPPTKTLRNLHGDESDMKLTLGDHMGESSTDDIDIGMYFEKPQLRNVPKPTETLRNVYKEKPQIDVPELKNVPKMELELKSPTEIDNKFNVPQLKSVQKERETDNQEKEEGTFQIPTLRSTPLPKRREPPKSPETKTFDVPMLRRTPRVKSETETVESEKPTTGIFEKPKLKSARSLQQDMDDSTNKDSHSKHRFDVPSLRNTPSKKESSVQRSESVRSDHEKPSWLQDTKLKPTRGGSIDSSGDKDTDKPSWLTSDTRKRHDSKENKNVDSFDLSESTPRKSSIPLQETKPENGINGHHTPSRIRLTSASSEHDDDEIKTKKNTGRDQYVPSWLKTTDTKGKSPSTPNLAFVTPTKDSSEVPQWKRELAEKRRRQKDGDGAPTPMKAEPAGDKGLPPWKVELGQMKMRQTPAKVSAHETKKSTEPEWKKAADEKRQRLRNSGLLASRKTTK
- the LOC139527368 gene encoding nucleolar protein dao-5-like isoform X8; the encoded protein is MAQERSTLTKNRMCSDATLIAITKSNKPYTNATSMDDSLRMSEFDAPTDFTSSNANDSDVFSTDDFFTGKSNGKEEYVENDKLIDFGESEVIKTEKRDELFEFDSHRDDVKEEDKMIDFDNQEDDDDDDISDEKIDDENSMGSDEVEEEDDDDDDGDKYEPSFVDQNNEKVDVMLTDETGNAVNIMDQDTEVVVNGLQREESIDLDAIVQDNTHLDVDIGKQKTVLRKKGSLAKRRKPSRTSVHSMGAADENSRYSDSTEPKPVMQNGHTDEDVFSRNSSSSVDSDAQSPPAKKPLAGMVALPGMGMPMGLPKRKSRGSTPSDSDLTPDEAKKDFRNIGVKLPIPSSRGSSESDNQSNITSPKLRKTSDKEAMKSPVEPTHQFEKPKLKAVSRPVREREESDDSKMFDMPALKQVEKSPTKSRAFEQNDDMDTKHVFQTPKLRKVDDAPTESLRFIHGKTGEDDETESRISDDSRHIFQTPTLKKVDNPPTKTLRNLHGDESDMKLTLGDHMGESSTDDIDIGMYFEKPQLRNVPKPTETLRNVYKEKPQIDVPELKNVPKMELELKSPTEIDNKFNVPQLKSVQKERETDNQEKEEGTFQIPTLRSTPLPKRREPPKSPETKTFDVPMLRRTPRVKSETETVESEKPTTGIFEKPKLKSARSLQQDMDDSTNKDSHSKHRFDVPSLRNTPSKKESSVQRSESVRSDHEKPSWLQDTKLKPTRGGSIDSSGDKDTDKPSWLTSDTRKRHDSKENKNVDSFDLSESTPRKSSIPLQETKPENGINGHHTPSRIRLTSASSEHDDDEIKTKKNTGRDQYVPSWLKTTDTKGKSPSTPNLAFVTPTKDSSEVPQWKRELAEKRRRQKDGDGAPTPMKAEPAGDKGLPPWKVELGQMKMRQTPAKVSAHETKKSTEPEWKKAADEKRQRLRSIGDSCYDDEAVDHVAPGQE
- the LOC139527368 gene encoding nucleolar protein dao-5-like isoform X10; its protein translation is MAQERSTLTKNRMCSDATLIAITKSNKPYTNATSMDDSLRMSEFDAPTDFTSSNANDSDVFSTDDFFTGKSNGKEEYVENDKLIDFGESEVIKTEKRDELFEFDSHRDDVKEEDKMIDFDNQEDDDDDDISDEKIDDENSMGSDEVEEEDDDDDDGDKYEPSFVDQNNEKVDVMLTDETGNAVNIMDQDTEVVVNGLQREESIDLDAIVQDNTHLDVDIGKQKTVLRKKGSLAKRRKPSRTSVHSMGAADENSRYSDSTEPKPVMQNGHTDEDVFSRNSSSSVDSDAQSPPAKKPLAGMVALPGMGMPMGLPKRKSRGSTPSDSDLTPDEAKKDFRNIGVKLPIPSSRGSSESDNQSNITSPKLRKTSDKEAMKSPVEPTHQFEKPKLKAVSRPVREREESDDSKMFDMPALKQVEKSPTKSRAFEQNDDMDTKHVFQTPKLRKVDDAPTESLRFIHGKTGEDDETESRISDDSRHIFQTPTLKKVDNPPTKTLRNLHGDESDMKLTLGDHMGESSTDDIDIGMYFEKPQLRNVPKPTETLRNVYKEKPQIDVPELKNVPKMELELKSPTEIDNKFNVPQLKSVQKERETDNQEKEEGTFQIPTLRSTPLPKRREPPKSPETKTFDVPMLRRTPRVKSETETVESEKPTTGIFEKPKLKSARSLQQDMDDSTNKDSHSKHRFDVPSLRNTPSKKESSVQRSESVRSDHEKPSWLQDTKLKPTRGGSIDSSGDKDTDKPSWLTSDTRKRHDSKENKNVDSFDLSESTPRKSSIPLQETKPENGINGHHTPSRIRLTSASSEHDDDEIKTKKNTGRDQYVPSWLKTTDTKGKSPSTPNLAFVTPTKDSSEVPQWKRELAEKRRRQKDGDGAPTPMKAEPAGDKGLPPWKVELGQMKMRQTPAKVSAHETKKSTEPEWKKAADEKRQRLRKAVDHVAPGQE
- the LOC139527368 gene encoding nucleolar protein dao-5-like isoform X9; the encoded protein is MAQERSTLTKNRMCSDATLIAITKSNKPYTNATSMDDSLRMSEFDAPTDFTSSNANDSDVFSTDDFFTGKSNGKEEYVENDKLIDFGESEVIKTEKRDELFEFDSHRDDVKEEDKMIDFDNQEDDDDDDISDEKIDDENSMGSDEVEEEDDDDDDGDKYEPSFVDQNNEKVDVMLTDETGNAVNIMDQDTEVVVNGLQREESIDLDAIVQDNTHLDVDIGKQKTVLRKKGSLAKRRKPSRTSVHSMGAADENSRYSDSTEPKPVMQNGHTDEDVFSRNSSSSVDSDAQSPPAKKPLAGMVALPGMGMPMGLPKRKSRGSTPSDSDLTPDEAKKDFRNIGVKLPIPSSRGSSESDNQSNITSPKLRKTSDKEAMKSPVEPTHQFEKPKLKAVSRPVREREESDDSKMFDMPALKQVEKSPTKSRAFEQNDDMDTKHVFQTPKLRKVDDAPTESLRFIHGKTGEDDETESRISDDSRHIFQTPTLKKVDNPPTKTLRNLHGDESDMKLTLGDHMGESSTDDIDIGMYFEKPQLRNVPKPTETLRNVYKEKPQIDVPELKNVPKMELELKSPTEIDNKFNVPQLKSVQKERETDNQEKEEGTFQIPTLRSTPLPKRREPPKSPETKTFDVPMLRRTPRVKSETETVESEKPTTGIFEKPKLKSARSLQQDMDDSTNKDSHSKHRFDVPSLRNTPSKKESSVQRSESVRSDHEKPSWLQDTKLKPTRGGSIDSSGDKDTDKPSWLTSDTRKRHDSKENKNVDSFDLSESTPRKSSIPLQETKPENGINGHHTPSRIRLTSASSEHDDDEIKTKKNTGRDQYVPSWLKTTDTKGKSPSTPNLAFVTPTKDSSEVPQWKRELAEKRRRQKDGDGAPTPMKAEPAGDKGLPPWKVELGQMKMRQTPAKVSAHETKKSTEPEWKKAADEKRQRLRNSGLLASRKTTK
- the LOC139527368 gene encoding nucleolar protein dao-5-like isoform X4; the protein is MVLRFRLKNFPKRKTKPRLLTAGQSSRSNDLDDILTDNNPILEEIFQEEDMAQERSTLTKNRMCSDATLIAITKSNKPYTNATSMDDSLRMSEFDAPTDFTSSNANDSDVFSTDDFFTGKSNGKEEYVENDKLIDFGESEVIKTEKRDELFEFDSHRDDVKEEDKMIDFDNQEDDDDDDISDEKIDDENSMGSDEVEEEDDDDDDGDKYEPSFVDQNNEKVDVMLTDETGNAVNIMDQDTEVVVNGLQREESIDLDAIVQDNTHLDVDIGKQKTVLRKKGSLAKRRKPSRTSVHSMGAADENSRYSDSTEPKPVMQNGHTDEDVFSRNSSSSVDSDAQSPPAKKPLAGMVALPGMGMPMGLPKRKSRGSTPSDSDLTPDEAKKDFRNIGVKLPIPSSRGSSESDNQSNITSPKLRKTSDKEAMKSPVEPTHQFEKPKLKAVSRPVREREESDDSKMFDMPALKQVEKSPTKSRAFEQNDDMDTKHVFQTPKLRKVDDAPTESLRFIHGKTGEDDETESRISDDSRHIFQTPTLKKVDNPPTKTLRNLHGDESDMKLTLGDHMGESSTDDIDIGMYFEKPQLRNVPKPTETLRNVYKEKPQIDVPELKNVPKMELELKSPTEIDNKFNVPQLKSVQKERETDNQEKEEGTFQIPTLRSTPLPKRREPPKSPETKTFDVPMLRRTPRVKSETETVESEKPTTGIFEKPKLKSARSLQQDMDDSTNKDSHSKHRFDVPSLRNTPSKKESSVQRSESVRSDHEKPSWLQDTKLKPTRGGSIDSSGDKDTDKPSWLTSDTRKRHDSKENKNVDSFDLSESTPRKSSIPLQETKPENGINGHHTPSRIRLTSASSEHDDDEIKTKKNTGRDQYVPSWLKTTDTKGKSPSTPNLAFVTPTKDSSEVPQWKRELAEKRRRQKDGDGAPTPMKAEPAGDKGLPPWKVELGQMKMRQTPAKVSAHETKKSTEPEWKKAADEKRQRLRSIGDSCYDDEAVDHVAPGQE